One window of Camelus dromedarius isolate mCamDro1 chromosome 18, mCamDro1.pat, whole genome shotgun sequence genomic DNA carries:
- the GNAS gene encoding guanine nucleotide-binding protein G(s) subunit alpha isoform X10 has product MGCLGNSKTEDQRNEEKAQREANKKIEKQLQKDKQVYRATHRLLLLGAGESGKSTIVKQMRILHVNGFNGEGGEEDPQAARSNSDG; this is encoded by the exons atggGCTGCCTCGGAAACAGTAAGACCGAGGACCAGCGCAACGAGGAGAAGGCGCAGCGCGAGGCCAACAAAAAGATCGAGAAGCAGCTGCAGAAGGACAAGCAGGTCTACCGGGCCACGCACCGCCTGCTGCTGCTGG gtgctggagaatcTGGTAAAAGCACCATTGTGAAGCAAATGAGGATCCTGCATGTTAATGGGTTTAATGGAGA GGGCGGCGAAGAGGACCCGCAGGCTGCAAGGAGCAACAGCGATGGGTAG